A region from the Leptospira neocaledonica genome encodes:
- a CDS encoding enoyl-CoA hydratase/isomerase family protein, translated as MALVDSETVELSSDSRIEILYLNNPETKNSMTVPMGLEFQAHIEKLKKNPPRAVVITGKNDIFSAGGNFELLKSFAEKSFETNKKEMFEFYNLFLSVRDLNVPVICAANGHAIGAGLSITLACDLRVFADEGKYQFNFVKLGIHPGMGSSYLTKELFGMETANRLLFLAETVSGKEALSLGICYDSVPKAEVLQRATEIAISLSESAPMALSELKKNIYDREKLNAALRKEAESQALNFLSQDFRETIRSIEEKRKPVFRGL; from the coding sequence ATGGCATTAGTTGATTCAGAAACAGTAGAACTTTCTTCCGACTCAAGAATCGAAATTCTTTATCTGAACAACCCGGAAACTAAAAACTCCATGACTGTTCCCATGGGTCTGGAGTTCCAAGCCCATATTGAAAAATTAAAAAAGAACCCGCCTAGAGCTGTTGTGATCACCGGAAAGAATGATATCTTCTCTGCTGGTGGCAATTTCGAATTATTAAAATCTTTCGCCGAGAAGTCTTTCGAAACGAACAAAAAAGAAATGTTCGAATTTTATAATCTATTCTTAAGCGTTAGGGATCTGAATGTTCCTGTGATTTGTGCTGCGAACGGTCATGCGATAGGCGCAGGCCTTTCCATCACTCTTGCTTGCGATCTAAGAGTTTTTGCGGATGAGGGAAAATACCAATTCAATTTTGTGAAATTGGGAATCCATCCCGGAATGGGATCCAGCTATCTGACAAAAGAATTGTTCGGGATGGAAACTGCAAATAGACTTCTATTCTTAGCGGAAACTGTAAGTGGGAAGGAAGCTCTTTCTTTAGGAATTTGTTATGATTCCGTTCCGAAAGCGGAAGTTCTACAAAGAGCAACTGAGATCGCAATTTCTTTGAGTGAAAGTGCTCCTATGGCACTTAGCGAATTGAAAAAGAATATTTACGATCGTGAGAAGTTAAACGCTGCTTTACGTAAAGAAGCGGAGTCCCAGGCTCTAAATTTCCTTTCACAGGATTTCCGAGAAACTATTCGGTCGATTGAAGAAAAGAGAAAGCCGGTATTTCGCGGACTATAA
- a CDS encoding LIC_10740 family protein, which produces MNLQKIKEIWNRFLTHLDTFYTWIFELATRAADSKESKRILFLTYSWIIVLLFLTGFILAGKNPLKLLVPFTLYDLPNLDPRKEIVIYGSDGEGEVFPVKRKVLLTGEDFRHDVITLVGEAGESSYFDPTVPNASAQFRNLKKLPNLQDSVISIWKRGDLLILDLRKSTLESLLSDMKFRIDYTYASQMTEEQKSAEIERKKLVLLSSAFLAVEKTLFENYPDLNRIEYKLGGEAGDLPGLSYLLSSSHTRQP; this is translated from the coding sequence ATGAACTTGCAAAAGATTAAAGAGATTTGGAATCGCTTCCTCACTCATTTGGATACCTTCTATACTTGGATTTTCGAGCTGGCCACGAGAGCCGCCGATTCCAAGGAATCCAAAAGGATTTTATTCTTAACCTATTCTTGGATCATCGTATTATTATTCCTTACAGGTTTCATTCTCGCAGGAAAAAATCCGTTAAAACTGCTCGTACCATTTACCTTATACGATCTACCCAATCTAGATCCTAGAAAGGAAATCGTAATATACGGTTCAGATGGAGAAGGCGAGGTCTTTCCTGTAAAAAGAAAAGTTCTCTTAACTGGAGAAGATTTCAGACATGATGTTATAACATTAGTGGGAGAAGCGGGAGAATCCAGTTATTTCGATCCGACAGTTCCGAATGCTTCCGCTCAATTTAGGAATCTGAAAAAACTTCCGAACCTACAAGACTCCGTGATCTCCATCTGGAAAAGAGGAGATCTATTGATCTTGGATCTGAGAAAATCCACATTAGAAAGCCTACTTTCCGATATGAAGTTCAGGATCGATTACACTTATGCAAGCCAAATGACCGAGGAACAAAAATCCGCGGAGATAGAGCGTAAAAAATTGGTCTTATTGTCTTCTGCATTCTTAGCGGTAGAAAAAACCTTATTCGAAAACTATCCTGATCTAAATCGGATCGAATACAAGTTAGGTGGAGAAGCGGGAGATCTGCCCGGTTTAAGCTATTTGCTTTCTTCTTCTCATACTAGACAACCTTAA
- a CDS encoding N-acetylmuramoyl-L-alanine amidase family protein: protein MDKDQILLWGLGFLLLFSGPVFAESRIQAIGKNGYVSFEEIRKKIPGLQSKFESATLVGSIFHASGEIRFRIGASFYAINGSLEKTNLPVVYKDKDFLLPPDLVEAIFVRLLPGDVSYEFKEDELVFDLLPKAERLKLSAIIVDAGHGGKDPGTSSDKGTQEKLVSLQVARFLKKFLNKIYPEVRVILTRSNDSFIELERRSEIANREIQKGGSVLFVSLHCNASISSDVNGFEVYYLSQTPSTETAREVSLFENGISGKKGGTSYGKIQAGMMSSMIQRRSRLLARSVESEMKKNLGPKILSRGVKKADFSVLRGSLMPAILVEMGYLTHNKESEVLADKTHQVKLAKSILEGVRAYELAKD, encoded by the coding sequence TTGGATAAAGATCAAATCCTTCTTTGGGGGTTAGGATTCCTTTTACTTTTTAGCGGACCCGTTTTTGCCGAGTCAAGGATACAGGCGATCGGCAAGAACGGATATGTTTCTTTCGAGGAGATCCGTAAAAAGATCCCCGGACTACAATCCAAATTCGAGTCCGCCACATTAGTAGGTTCTATTTTCCACGCTTCAGGAGAGATCCGTTTTCGGATCGGAGCCTCCTTTTATGCGATCAACGGTAGTTTAGAAAAAACGAATTTACCTGTAGTCTATAAAGATAAGGACTTTTTACTTCCTCCTGATCTGGTTGAAGCCATCTTTGTACGCTTATTACCCGGGGACGTAAGTTATGAATTTAAAGAAGACGAACTTGTCTTCGATCTATTGCCTAAAGCGGAAAGATTAAAACTTTCAGCGATCATAGTGGATGCGGGACATGGTGGGAAAGACCCGGGGACTTCTTCAGATAAAGGAACCCAAGAGAAATTGGTCTCTTTGCAGGTGGCTCGTTTCCTGAAAAAATTCCTGAATAAGATCTATCCTGAAGTCCGAGTGATCCTGACCAGGTCCAATGATTCATTTATTGAATTGGAAAGAAGGTCTGAGATCGCGAATCGGGAGATCCAAAAGGGCGGCTCGGTTTTATTCGTGAGTTTACATTGTAATGCTTCTATCTCTTCGGATGTGAACGGATTCGAAGTCTATTATTTGTCCCAAACTCCTAGCACGGAAACGGCAAGAGAAGTCTCATTATTCGAAAATGGGATTTCGGGTAAAAAGGGCGGGACCTCCTACGGGAAGATCCAGGCAGGAATGATGTCCTCCATGATCCAAAGAAGAAGCCGTCTTCTTGCCAGAAGTGTCGAATCCGAGATGAAAAAAAACCTTGGTCCAAAGATATTGTCTAGAGGAGTGAAGAAGGCGGACTTTTCCGTATTAAGGGGAAGTTTGATGCCTGCCATTCTGGTTGAAATGGGTTACCTCACCCATAACAAAGAATCAGAGGTATTGGCCGATAAAACTCACCAAGTGAAATTGGCTAAAAGTATATTAGAAGGTGTGAGAGCGTATGAACTTGCAAAAGATTAA